From a single Anomaloglossus baeobatrachus isolate aAnoBae1 chromosome 4, aAnoBae1.hap1, whole genome shotgun sequence genomic region:
- the GPR151 gene encoding G-protein coupled receptor 151: protein METNFSTVDSSLSKQTLYALGFQPLDLGEWTFITPTLLVLICLLGLAGNLCVISILLHNSRKAKPSFINSLILNLSVSDVMLLMFSVPFRAAAYSKSTLTVGWFVCRTADWFTHTCMSVKSFTMAIIARYCFIYASNPAKQMTIPQVTICAVMFSTWVVASVLPLPECFFTDAKQNYSSVVCLLSIPPQAQEMMAIFIKLYPLFVYFIPFTIAFFYFRRAYSQCQRRGTKTQNLRNQMRSRRLTIMLLSVTVTFCIMWLPDWISWFWFWHQPLIGPAPPQAFITLAQVLILSLSCINPFIFLVMSEEFKEGFKDVWKRITSKKSLDAKDKDEDDVKDPGALTPEVAPDSTSSPDLVPEHPTTNGSIEQSCSQQNFGSQDSKENPVLPDVEQFWHEREANPSDQNNDPTPWEHEEGTAASVKSGTQM, encoded by the coding sequence ATGGAGACCAACTTCAGCACTGTGGACAGCTCTCTTTCAAAGCAGACACTGTACGCATTGGGATTTCAGCCATTGGACCTCGGAGAATGGACTTTTATCACACCGACCTTATTGGTGTTGATCTGTTTATTAGGACTTGCTGGTAACCTATGCGTGATCTCCATTCTGCTTCATAATTCTAGAAAAGCCAAACCTTCGTTCATCAACTCTCTGATTCTTAATTTAAGTGTCTCAGATGTCATGTTGCTAATGTTCTCTGTGCCGTTCAGGGCAGCAGCCTACTCAAAGTCTACTTTAACAGTAGGATGGTTTGTGTGTAGAACTGCAGACTGGTTCACACACACTTGCATGTCAGTTAAGAGCTTCACCATGGCTATAATTGCCAGATACTGTTTTATATATGCCAGCAATCCTGCAAAGCAAATGACcattccacaagtgaccatctgtgCTGTTATGTTTTCTACATGGGTGGTAGCATCGGTTCTGCCTCTACCTGAGTGCTTCTTTACAGATGCAAAGCAAAATTACAGCTCTGTTGTTTGCCTCTTAAGCATACCACCCCAAGCACAGGAGATGATGGCTATTTTCATCAAGCTTTATCCTCTTTTTGTATATTTCATCCCTTTCACAATTGCATTCTTCTACTTTCGGAGAGCATACAGCCAGTGCCAACGTAGAGGAACCAAAACGCAGAATTTAAGAAATCAGATGAGGTCCAGGAGGCTTACAATAATGTTACTGAGTGTTACTGTCACATTTTGCATTATGTGGCTTCCAGATTGGATATCATGGTTCTGGTTTTGGCATCAGCCTTTAATTGGTCCAGCTCCTCCTCAAGCATTTATAACATTAGCCCAAGTCTTAATCCTTTCTCTCTCCTGCATAAATCCATTCATTTTTCTTGTCATGTCTGAAGAATTCAAAGAAGGTTTCAAAGATGTCTGGAAACGTATCACCTCCAAAAAGTCTTTAGATGCAAAAGATAAAGATGAGGATGATGTTAAAGATCCAGGAGCACTGACACCAGAAGTTGCACCAGACTCAACTTCTTCCCCAGATCTGGTTCCCGAGCATCCTACAACTAATGGCTCTATAGAACAATCATGTTCTCAACAAAACTTTGGAAGTCAAGACAGTAAAGAAAATCCTGTTTTACCAGATGTGGAGCAGTTCTGGCATGAAAGAGAAGCCAATCCATCTGACCAGAACAATGACCCTACTCCTTGGGAACATGAGGAAGGTACAGCTGCTTCTGTGAAGTCTGGCACACAAATGTAA